One segment of Pristis pectinata isolate sPriPec2 chromosome 3, sPriPec2.1.pri, whole genome shotgun sequence DNA contains the following:
- the LOC127568034 gene encoding T-cell-specific guanine nucleotide triphosphate-binding protein 2-like: MAGVLSKLHNSAQHVKDLAAAYLRDGEKGRQSDIERKSNQFANVQLRIVVMGESGSGKSTLINALRGLDEDEEGAAPTDCTATTTEITPYPHPTLPNVHYYDFPGLNTVKFPVKTFMKKTNFAQYDLGIIVTGSRFTENDQLLAKALEKAGKPIYLVRSKIDETVRSERRRKGYNQEETLQRVREQCISSLKAAGIQEPRVFLCSAFDLDQYDFPKLKETVVSNLSETL, from the coding sequence ATGGCTGGCGTTCTGTCCAAGCTGCACAACAGCGCCCAACATGTGAAAGATCTGGCGGCTGCTTATCTCCGTGATGGTGAGAAGGGTCGTCAATCGGACATCGAGAGAAAATCCAACCAGTTCGCCAATGTACAGCTTCGGATTGTGGTGATGGGTGAATCCGGGTCGGGCAAATCGACCCTGATCAACGCTCTGCGCGGGTTGGATGAGGATGAAGAAGGGGCTGCCCCAACCGACTGTACGGCGACCACCACTGAAATaacaccctacccccaccccaccctccctaacGTTCACTATTATGACTTTCCCGGACTGAACACGGTCAAATTCCCAGTGAAAACGTTTATGAAAAAGACCAACTTTGCCCAGTATGATTTGGGCATCATTGTGACCGGCTCTCGGTTCACGGAGAACGACCAGTTACTGGCCAAGGCGCTGGAGAAGGCGGGTAAACCCATCTACCTGGTGCGCTCCAAGATCGACGAAACTGTCAGGTCGGAGAGGCGCAGGAAGGGTTACAACCAGGAGGAGACGTTGCAGCGTGTGAGGGAACAGTGCATCTCCTCACTGAAGGCGGCAGGGATACAAGAACCTCGCGTTTTCCTCTGTTCCGCCTTTGACCTGGATCAGTACGACTTCCCCAAGTTAAAGGAAACCGTGGTGTCCAATCTCTCGGAGACTCTGTAG